TACGCGAGCATGATGACGAAGTGATCGTGGTGGTCGACCTGCCCGGTGTCGAAAAAGAAGATGTAAGTGTTCGGCTCATGTCGCCCGGTCTTCTCCTTATCTCCTGTGAACGCAAAGCCGAGACGGAAGAAAAGGAGGAAGGATACTACATGCGCGAACGTTCCTACGGATCCATGAGCCGCTCGGTTCCGCTTCCTGCGGACGTGACGGAGGAGGGAACCACGGCGAGCTTTAAAAACGGCGTCCTTGAAGTGCACTTAAAAAAGCTCCCCGCCGGTGAAGGCAGGGACATCGCCATCGAATAACGAATATACCAGAATATCACTCATTTTCTTTGAAAATGGCAATAAATCGCTTTTTTGGAAGGGCGATCCCTTCAAGTGCATGCAGTGTCAATACTCCTGTAATGGATAAAAAGAAGGTCAGGGATTACATGACCTACGACGTGATCACCGTCAACGTCAAGAGTACGGCAAAAGACGTAATGGAAACAATCAGAAAAACCCAGCACGACGGTTTTCCCGTTGTCGAAGGCAATGCCGTCGTCGGCTATATATCGGCGCGGGACCTCCTTTTTACACATCCCACAGAGCCCATCGGGCGAATCATGTCACGCCACCTTATTGTTGCTGACCCCGGCATGAGCATCAATGATGCCGCCCGCGTCATCTTCCGATCCGGCATCCATAAACTGCCGGTCGTGAACGAGAAAAACGAGCTTCTCGGCATTATTTCAAACGCGGACGTCATTCGATCGCAGATCGAGCACGTTTCCCCTGACAAAGTCTATAAATTCATGGAAACACTCAAAAAACTGCATAATATCGAGCCACGGCTGAAGCGGGGCTGCGTTGCAATCAAAGAGCTCCTCCCCACACAGGCAAAGATCTATGAGGACGAACTCGAAGGAAGAATGTATGAAATACAGAAGGGGCTCGCAGAGCCTCTCATAGTAGTGAAACGCCCCGGAAGGTTCATTCTCGTGGACGGCCACCACCGAACCGTTGCGGCGAAACGGCTCGGATTCAAGATGCTCGATGCCTACATCATTGAGATCGACGAGGATATCGAACTCGGTATGGAAAAAACCGCCCGGGCGCTCAACCTCCAGACACTCGACGACATCAAGGTACTCGATTACGCCCGCCATCCCCTCGTGGCCCTGACCCACCGTCTCGTGCGCAACGGATAAGAGATCAGGAGCCCGAGTGATCGGATTCGTACGCCGGATTGAGAATATGCTCTTTTACAATCCCGCCCTCATCGGTGACCGCCTCGGGCCATATCCGTGTTCCCGAATGAATGATGGATCGTGCTTTCAGGGTCGCCCGCGGACCGATGACCGTATCGTTCTCCACGCTGCAGCCATTTCCGATATACGCATCATTATCGATGATGCTGCCCGAAATTGTCGAGCCGATTCCGACATGCACGCCATTATAGACGGATGAGGAGAAAATCTTTGCATCGTGGCGGATTACGCAGTGATCACCGATGCTTGTATAGGGGCCGATAAGCACGTTCTCCTCGATAATGGTCCCCTCTCCGATTGACACAGGGCCGATAACCCTCGAATTCCGGCCGATCGTGATCGAACTGCCCAGCTGGACCGGCCCTGCGATGTGTGCCCCTTTCACCGTGAAATCACCGCTGATGCTCGTGTACGAAAGTTCCTGCAGCTTCCACCGCTCCGCCTGTCGCAGAAAACGCGGGCTTCCGACATCCGTCCAGTGACCGCGGGCAAGCCAGCCCTTGAGGGAATGCCCTCCATCGAGCAACAGGGGAAAAAGATCCTGCGCAAAGTCGAACTGCGTCTGCGGGGGGATGAAATCGAACATGCCGGGATCACATACATACATCCCGGTACTTGCCAGATTACTGAATATTTCACCGGGAGCGGGCTTCTCCTTGAATCGTTTTATCTGGTAATCGACATCAATCTCGGCAATCCCGTATTCGGAGGGGTCGTCGATGCTTACAAGGCCTATCGAAACCATCGCGCCGCGCTGTATATGATCGCGGTAGAATGCCAGCAGATCGATATTCGTGATGTGATCGCCGCCCACGACAAGGAAGGGCTGCCCGTCGAGATACTGCTGGGCGTTTTTCACGCTGCCGGCGGTGCCGAGTTTGATCGCCTCGTGCACGTAGGTGATGTCCACACCGAAGAGCGACCCGTCACCGAGTGCTTCGCGGATCGCGTCCCCTTTGTACCCGAGGGTGAGGATCACGTCATTGAACCCCAGGTTCGATAAATGGCAGACGAGATGCTGGAGCGATGGCCTGTTCACAATCGGAATGCAGGGCTTGGGACGTTCAAAAGTAAGTGGCCGCAGGCGGGTACCCTCCCCCCCGCACATGATGCAGACTTTCATGGATACAATGTGGATTGTAATCTGGTTTTAGTGTTTTGTGGGCACCGATTCAACCGAACCATACAAATATGGCAGGCACCCCCAAGACTATAGATTATGGCCGAATTTGTGTGTACGTTATGCGGGAAGTGCTGCATGGGCATGGGGAAGTACGTCAAGATAAAGGGCTCGATGGGACCACACAAGTACATCTGCGTGCACGAGCTGACAAATGAAACCGTCTACGCCAACGTGGAGAAACCCTACCGCGACGACTTCGATCCGGACGAGCGGGACACACCGGACGAATGGTGCCCCTTCCTCAGCGAAGGTGAAGAGGAGGGGACGTTTGTCTGCGTCATCCATGGAACACGCCCCAAATTCTGCAGGGACTTTGTCTGCGCCGGCATGCGCATCTACACGCAGGACGGCGTGGAAGCGGGCAAGGTATCGGAGAAGGGAAGTCTGGTCTCCTCGGATGAACACCTCAATGCGCTCTGGAAAGAGCAGATCAACCCCATCATCACCGGCAGCGATGAAGTATGGAAAGAGAAGGCCGTCGAGGTGCTCGAACCGGAAGGCTACCGTATCGAGGTCTATGACTGAAGCAGGGGCGAAGGAACTGCCCGTGGAAGAAGGGACAGTGCAGTGCACCCCTGCAAGCCGTGAAGAAGTGATGAAGTGCAGGTTTTGCGCCCATTCCTCTCATTTCATGGTGAGGGAGCGCCGGGAGGGATCCCCTCCACGCGCCCGGGAAAGAGGTCTTTTTACGCAACCGTGCAGAGGGAATACCGTGACCTGTTCGCCGAACGCGATACAACAGGTGAGGAGGAAGGGTGGTGCCCGTTCCTCGCACGCTCCGGCGACGATAAGACACTCGTATGCATCATCTATCCCGACAGCACCCGCTTCTGCCGGTCGTTTCGCTGCTGTGTGCTGCGAATCACGGACAGGAAGGGAGCATACGTCGGTTCGGTCAAAGGGCGGCGCGACCTTGTCACCTCTGATCGGGACCTGCACGGCGTCTGGGAGCGGGTTATTGCCCCGAAACCCGGACACAGCGAAAAGGAATGGCACGAGATAGTCAGAAAGGAGCTTGACAGGGAAGGATACAACGTGATCGTGTATGACTGAGGGCGCCCGGCGGAACCTCAACGTTTCCGACGGTACAGTCCAGTGTACCGAAAATAAACGTGAAACGGTTGAGCACTGCAGGTTCTGTGTCCATTCAACCGCATTTTACATCGGAACTGCCCGCATCGATTCCCCTGCACGCGCATACTGCACACGGGATCGCACAACGACGGACGTTGATCTGAAAAGGGTAACCGGAGTGGAATGCGACGATCAGCGGAGCGAAGGGTATCGGAGCATCATGAATATCATCAGCTGAAATACCGTCACACTTTCCAGAACTCCCACCAGCGTCTGTTCTGGAACGGGATACCTCCCGCCTCCCGAAGAAGATCATCTTCGAGAATATGATGCATCAGGTGGAGCTCATTCTGCATATCCTGCAGGACTGCTTTGAGATCCTCGACATCCCGCTTCATGAGAGAGAACTCCTCAAATGAGCGTTTCGGCTCATTTTTCAGTTTTCCCCCTTCCTGCATATGGGTAATACCCGCCTCAATCAGATCCAGAATCGCCTTTTCCCGCTTTATCGAGTTTGTCTTAGCGTACGTGTCGATCATATCGATCACGTCGGAATCAACAGTGAATGATAACCGCATCGCCATTATTAATTTCCTCCGCTCCAGTCATGTATCGGGCTGTGTGGCCGTAAAAAAGGATGCAAGGTATTCCATATCAACATATGCATCATAATGTGCCGCGAGGGCGTCGTAGGGCTGCAGGGCCGTGCCATCTGTCTGCGTGGAAAAATGTCCGGGGTCCCCGCCGACACCCTCAAACGGCAGTCCTCTTCGCGCATGAAGATAGCCCAGAAGCGCGTCCGCGGCACTCCTGTTGAGAAAGAGACCGTGGAGGTAGGTTCCGAAGACCAGCCCGTCATCCGATACGGCCCCGCCCTGCTCAAATGCTTTCATCATGGAATCCGCACACGTCTCCCCCATATGGATTTCGTACCCCGTTATCTCCCCGATTTCCGAGAGGATAGGAGGAACCGGCATCCCGCGTGTCGTAATCTGCACCGTTGTTTTCCTGTAGGCGTCAAACGTCGTCACAACATCGAGCAGCCCAAGCCCCCTGTACACACCACTCCCCGACTCAATTCCGGAATCGTGAATTTCCGTTCCGAGCATCTGGTACCCGCCGCATATTCCGATCACCGGTACGCCACGCTTCCGGGCAGAGATGATGTCACGGTCCGATCCCGAAGCGAAGATCGCTTCCAGATCATCGATGGTGTTCTTGGTTCCGGGGATAATGATACAATCAAAGTCCGCAAGCGAGGATCCGGGGACTACATACTCGACTGAGGCATGACGCTCGAGCAATTCGAAATCGGTAAAATTAGAAATTCGCGGCAGGCGAATGACCGCAATCCTGACATCCCGGAAATTCTGTTTTTTATCACCCAGAGAAAGTGAGTCCTCGCTCGGAAGCGGGATATCTGTATACGGCACAACACCGAGGACGGGAAGACCGGTCCGCTCCTCGATATTCCGGACACCACCATCAAAAAGAGCGGGATCGCCCCGGAATTTATTCACGATAAAACCGATCACAAGCGACCGCACATCGTCAGGCAGGAGATTGTACGTACCGATAAGCTGGGCAAATATACCGCCCCTTTCGATGTCTCCGACAAGAACGATTGGCAGCTTTAGTTCCCGTGCGAGAAGAATGTTCGCGATATCGCGGTCATAGAGGTTCAGTTCGGCGGCACCGCCCGCACCCTCCACGACAATATTTCCGTACCTGCTTTCAAGGCGCCGGAACGCCCCGAGCACCTCGGCAAGCAGCGTCCGCGTTTCCGTATAATACTCATTGATCTGTACATCACGGTAGGGCTTTCCGAGGAGCACCACCTGGGATGTCCGGTCGCCTTTGGGCTTCAGGAGGACGGGATTCATATCGGCACCCGGCTCGGTGCGTGCAGCAAAGGCCTGCATTGCCTGTGCGATGCCGATTTCACTCCCGTCCGGCGTCACGTAGGAGTTCAGGCTCATATTCTGGGACTTGAACGGTGCGACGGAAATCGAATGGTTCGCAAGCCATCGGCAGATCGCAGCCACCGTCACGCTTTTTCCGACATGTGATGCCGTGCCCAGAACAATCAGTGACATCTCTCCTTAGATGTATGCATGATCTTTAAATAAAGGGCAATGATACAGTCGTGTGCATGCAATTCAGCCCCCAGGCCCTGATGCTGCTCCAGGACAGGTATCTGCTCCCCGGAGAAAAACCCCACCAGCTTTTCACCCGTGTTGCCGGGGCTCTCCGGTCTGATACACTCAGCCGCGATTTTACCTACGTCATGGAAGAACTGCTCTTTCTGCCGAACTCTCCCACGCTGATGAATGCGGGAACAAAATCGGGACAGCTCTCGGCATGCTTCGTGCTCCCCATTCAGGATTCCATCGGGAGCATATTTGAGACGCTGGGGCACATGGCCCTCATACACCAGAGCGGCGGTGGAACGGGATTTTCCTTCTCCCGCATCCGACCTGCGGGAGATATCGTGGACGGTGCCTGCGGTGTCGCAAGCGGTCCGGTGTCATTCATCCGTGTCTTTGATGCGGCAACGGCTGCCGTCCGGCAGGGAGGGAAACGGAGGGGAGCGAACATGGGGGTGCTGGCAAGTTCCCATCCCGACATCATGGAATTTATCAACTGCAAACGGAGGGAGGGTCTTGATAACTTTAACATCTCGGTGGGCTATGATACTGAATTTTTCCGGTGTCTCTCATCCGACAAACCCTACGCACTGATAAATCCCCGCGACGGACAGGTGCATGATGAGATCGCTGCCGCAACGCTCTGGGATGCTGTTGCTGATGCGGCATGGGCGTGCGGCGATCCCGGAATTCTCTTTCTTGATGAGATCAACCGGAAAAACACACTTCCGCGGTATGATTCCTTTGAGGCGACGAATCCCTGCGGCGAGCAGCCGCTCTTTTCCTACGAAAGCTGCAACCTCGGGAGTGTGAACCTTGCAGGATGCGTGCGGAAGGGTGACATCGACATGGATCTTCTGCGGTACATTGTCCGGACGGGTGTTTCGTTCCTCGACTCGGTCATCGATGTCAACCGGTTTCCGCTCCCGGAGATCCGGGAACGCACGCTTGAGACAAGAAAAATCGGGCTGGGCGTTATGGGACTTGCCGATATGTTTATCGGGCTTGACATGCCCTACGAGTCCGCAGAAGCGCTTGTACTCGCAGAACAGCTCATGACGTTCATAGAAGAAGAATCACGGGCAATGTCCGCGGAACTGGGCGAGTGGAAGGGATCGTTTCCCGCAATCGACCGGAGCATCTTTACCGGGGATATGCGCAATGCAACGGTCACCACCGTGGCGCCGACCGGGTCCCTCCACCTGATTGCAGGAACCAGCAGCGGCATAGAGCCGCTCTTTTCTCTCGCGTATGAACGTGAAATCGCGGATCACACTGTTGCGTTCATGCATCCGGCCGTCGAAAAGGCAATCGGTTCGGACCGCGCATCACTTCCCTCCGACCTGCTCAGTAAGGTACGCCGGACAGGAAGCCTGCAACACCTCCCCCTTTCGGAGCATACGAAGGATCTCCTGAAAACCGCTCCCGAGATCGATCCTGCCCACCATGTACGGATGCAGGCGGCGATACAGCGGCATACGGATAATGCAGTCTCAAAAACCATTAACCTCCCCGAATCGGCCACCGTTGCAGATGTGAAAAAAGTATTCGGTCTTGCCCGGGCTCTTGCATGCAAGGGAATCACCATCTACCGGTATAACAGCAAAAGCTCGCAGGCGCTCCGCCAGGGATGTGATATATGCAGTATTAGCCGCTGATCATGCCAACAAATATATAACGTAAACTTGAAGATAGATGGTAATGAATGGAGGGATTTGTCCGAAGTGTGGACTACCAAAAGAACTCTGTATATGCGAGGAAGTTGCAAAGGAACAGCAGAGGGTCAATGT
Above is a genomic segment from Methanoculleus sp. SDB containing:
- a CDS encoding mannose-1-phosphate guanyltransferase, with translation MKVCIMCGGEGTRLRPLTFERPKPCIPIVNRPSLQHLVCHLSNLGFNDVILTLGYKGDAIREALGDGSLFGVDITYVHEAIKLGTAGSVKNAQQYLDGQPFLVVGGDHITNIDLLAFYRDHIQRGAMVSIGLVSIDDPSEYGIAEIDVDYQIKRFKEKPAPGEIFSNLASTGMYVCDPGMFDFIPPQTQFDFAQDLFPLLLDGGHSLKGWLARGHWTDVGSPRFLRQAERWKLQELSYTSISGDFTVKGAHIAGPVQLGSSITIGRNSRVIGPVSIGEGTIIEENVLIGPYTSIGDHCVIRHDAKIFSSSVYNGVHVGIGSTISGSIIDNDAYIGNGCSVENDTVIGPRATLKARSIIHSGTRIWPEAVTDEGGIVKEHILNPAYESDHSGS
- a CDS encoding ribonucleoside-diphosphate reductase; this translates as MQFSPQALMLLQDRYLLPGEKPHQLFTRVAGALRSDTLSRDFTYVMEELLFLPNSPTLMNAGTKSGQLSACFVLPIQDSIGSIFETLGHMALIHQSGGGTGFSFSRIRPAGDIVDGACGVASGPVSFIRVFDAATAAVRQGGKRRGANMGVLASSHPDIMEFINCKRREGLDNFNISVGYDTEFFRCLSSDKPYALINPRDGQVHDEIAAATLWDAVADAAWACGDPGILFLDEINRKNTLPRYDSFEATNPCGEQPLFSYESCNLGSVNLAGCVRKGDIDMDLLRYIVRTGVSFLDSVIDVNRFPLPEIRERTLETRKIGLGVMGLADMFIGLDMPYESAEALVLAEQLMTFIEEESRAMSAELGEWKGSFPAIDRSIFTGDMRNATVTTVAPTGSLHLIAGTSSGIEPLFSLAYEREIADHTVAFMHPAVEKAIGSDRASLPSDLLSKVRRTGSLQHLPLSEHTKDLLKTAPEIDPAHHVRMQAAIQRHTDNAVSKTINLPESATVADVKKVFGLARALACKGITIYRYNSKSSQALRQGCDICSISR
- a CDS encoding cobalamin biosynthesis protein CobQ, with product MSLIVLGTASHVGKSVTVAAICRWLANHSISVAPFKSQNMSLNSYVTPDGSEIGIAQAMQAFAARTEPGADMNPVLLKPKGDRTSQVVLLGKPYRDVQINEYYTETRTLLAEVLGAFRRLESRYGNIVVEGAGGAAELNLYDRDIANILLARELKLPIVLVGDIERGGIFAQLIGTYNLLPDDVRSLVIGFIVNKFRGDPALFDGGVRNIEERTGLPVLGVVPYTDIPLPSEDSLSLGDKKQNFRDVRIAVIRLPRISNFTDFELLERHASVEYVVPGSSLADFDCIIIPGTKNTIDDLEAIFASGSDRDIISARKRGVPVIGICGGYQMLGTEIHDSGIESGSGVYRGLGLLDVVTTFDAYRKTTVQITTRGMPVPPILSEIGEITGYEIHMGETCADSMMKAFEQGGAVSDDGLVFGTYLHGLFLNRSAADALLGYLHARRGLPFEGVGGDPGHFSTQTDGTALQPYDALAAHYDAYVDMEYLASFFTATQPDT
- a CDS encoding type II secretion system protein E, with the translated sequence MAMRLSFTVDSDVIDMIDTYAKTNSIKREKAILDLIEAGITHMQEGGKLKNEPKRSFEEFSLMKRDVEDLKAVLQDMQNELHLMHHILEDDLLREAGGIPFQNRRWWEFWKV